The following proteins are co-located in the Solanum pennellii chromosome 8, SPENNV200 genome:
- the LOC107027272 gene encoding catechol oxidase B, chloroplastic-like has protein sequence MSSSFSSNSMCLSLGEQSSKVFILSKPSSFFAKPCRRNNKNFHVSCSNDNANKNNGDDHEKNVARRNVLVGLGGLYGASNLAPLAYASPIPIPNLKSCGKATKEGSIEVDYSCCPPTPAEWNNIPYYKFPPMSKLRRRPRAQQVTEEYIAKYQLATRRMMDLNEKDPRSFKQQANIHCAYCNGAYKFGDDVLQVHFNWLFFPFHRWYLYFYERILGKLIDDPTFALPYWNWDHPDGMRLPPMFDRRNTSLYDPRRNPHVRNGTIIDFRFGGDEEVSTDVEQTVTNNLTSVYRAMITNAACPLQFFGARYLLGTNNTDDAGTIEKMPHTPIHVWTGTVRGTALEDGRTSFGEDMGNFYSAGLDPVFYSHHANVDRMWNIWKGLGGKKRDIKEEDWLNSEFFFYDENQKPYRVRVGDCLDTRKMGYDYAPADIPWINCRPTRKGREGKVDSTKFDLENKVFPITNLNKPISFCIKRPKTSRSQEDKIEKEEVLMFKGLKYDRSKYIRFDVFLNEDENVNADELDKVEFAGTYVNLPHNHAHNNNKRDNGETFQLDITESLEDCGLEDDDIITVTVVPKKGGGAISIQSVAIEFLES, from the coding sequence atgtcttcttctttttcgAGTAATTCTATGTGTTTAAGTCTTGGCGAGCAAAGTAGCAAAGTCTTCATTCTTTCTAAACCCTCGTCTTTCTTTGCAAAACCTTGTCGTCGTAATAACAAAAATTTCCATGTGTCATGCAGTAATGATAATGCCAACAAAAACAATGGTGATGATCATGAGAAAAACGTTGCAAGGAGAAATGTGCTTGTTGGTTTAGGAGGGCTTTATGGTGCTTCCAATCTAGCACCATTAGCCTATGCTTCTCCTATACCGATACCTAATCTGAAATCTTGTGGTAAAGCCACGAAAGAGGGTAGTATAGAAGTAGATTATAGTTGTTGCCCTCCTACACCAGCTGAATGGAACAACATTCCGTATTATAAGTTTCCACCTATGTCCAAACTTCGTAGACGTCCTCGTGCTCAACAAGTGACTGAGGAGTATATTGCAAAGTACCAATTGGCGACTCGAAGAATGATGGATCTGAATGAAAAGGATCCTCGTTCATTCAAGCAACAAGCTAACATCCATTGTGCTTATTGCAACGGTGCTTATAAATTTGGTGATGATGTTTTACAAGTTCATTTCAATTGGCTTTTCTTTCCGTTTCATAGATGGTACTTGTACTTCTACGAGCGAATATTGGGTAAACTGATCGATGATCCAACTTTCGCTTTACCCTATTGGAATTGGGATCATCCAGATGGTATGCGATTACCTCCCATGTTTGATCGTAGAAATACTTCCCTTTATGATCCAAGACGTAATCCACACGTCCGTAACGGAACCATAATCGATTTTAGATTTGGCGGAGATGAAGAAGTTTCCACTGATGTTGAACAAACGGTGACTAACAACTTAACTTCAGTGTACCGTGCCATGATCACTAATGCTGCATGCCCTTTGCAATTCTTCGGTGCTCGTTACCTTCTTGGGACTAATAATACCGACGATGCCGGAACTATTGAAAAAATGCCTCATACTCCCATCCACGTTTGGACTGGTACTGTCCGTGGCACGGCTTTGGAGGATGGTAGAACGTCCTTTGGTGAGGATATGGGTAATTTCTACTCAGCCGGTTTAGACCCGGTTTTCTATAGCCATCATGCCAATGTCGATCGTATGTGGAATATATGGAAAGGATTAGGCGGGAAAAAAAGAGATATCAAAGAAGAAGATTGGTTAAACTCCGAATTCTTTTTCTACGACGAAAACCAAAAGCCTTACCGTGTGAGAGTCGGAGACTGTTTGGATACAAGGAAGATGGGTTATGATTACGCACCAGCAGACATCCCATGGATTAATTGTAGGCCAACAAGAAAGGGAAGAGAAGGAAAAGTGGATTCAACAAAATTTGATCTAGAAAACAAGGTATTCCCAATTACCAACCTCAACAAACCAATTTCCTTTTGCATCAAAAGGCCAAAGACGTCAAGGAGTCAAGAGGATAAAATCGAAAAAGAAGAGGTGTTAATGTTCAAGGGTTTAAAGTATGATAGAAGCAAATATATAAGATTTGATGTCTTCCTAAATGAGGATGAGAATGTGAATGCAGATGAACTTGATAAGGTGGAGTTCGCGGGGACCTACGTCAACTTGCCCCATAATCATGcacataataataacaaaagggaTAATGGTGAGACGTTTCAGCTAGACATTACAGAATCTTTGGAGGACTGTGGACTGGAAGACGATGATATCATTACCGTGACTGTCGTGCCTAAAAAGGGTGGAGGTGCGATCTCCATCCAAAGTGTGGCTATTGAATTTCTCGAGAGTTAA